A genomic window from Nocardioides sp. BP30 includes:
- a CDS encoding response regulator transcription factor yields the protein MNRPTSRSQIRIIILEDHVLFAESLELALTVEGYDVRRAELPVNGSTPSTVIASVVRQSPRIVLLDLDLGHFGDGVRMIAPLAKAGVNVVVVTANTDRVRWGEALRHGARTVLSKSRPLNEILAVVRRLGNGQPVMEVEERESLLKLWHQRNAEMAGLQSRIDRLTPREAQVLGHLMEGMTVHDIAAASVVSEATVRTQVKAILAKLEVTSQIAAVGLAHHLNWHPAVPAEDGRGRR from the coding sequence ATGAACCGGCCCACCTCGCGTAGCCAGATCCGGATCATCATCCTGGAGGACCACGTCCTGTTCGCCGAGTCCCTCGAGCTGGCGCTCACCGTCGAGGGGTACGACGTCAGGCGCGCGGAGCTACCCGTCAACGGCAGCACCCCCAGCACCGTGATCGCCTCGGTGGTGCGGCAGAGTCCGCGCATCGTCCTGCTCGACCTCGACCTGGGGCACTTCGGTGACGGCGTGCGCATGATCGCGCCGCTCGCCAAGGCAGGGGTCAACGTCGTGGTCGTCACCGCCAACACCGACCGGGTGCGCTGGGGTGAGGCGCTGCGGCACGGGGCTCGCACGGTGCTGTCCAAGTCGCGGCCGCTCAACGAGATCCTCGCGGTCGTGCGTCGGCTCGGAAACGGCCAGCCCGTGATGGAGGTCGAGGAGCGCGAGTCGCTGCTCAAGCTGTGGCACCAGCGCAATGCCGAGATGGCCGGGCTGCAGTCCCGGATCGACCGGTTGACTCCCCGCGAGGCGCAGGTCCTCGGCCACCTGATGGAGGGCATGACCGTGCACGACATCGCCGCCGCGAGCGTTGTCTCCGAGGCGACGGTGCGCACCCAGGTCAAGGCGATCCTGGCCAAGCTCGAGGTCACCTCCCAGATCGCGGCGGTGGGCCTGGCCCACCACCTGAACTGGCACCCGGCGGTGCCGGCCGAGGACGGGAGGGGACGGCGATGA
- a CDS encoding sensor histidine kinase: MRGPAAVAATLCFYVAWRISAKPQLIWLAAVSAAIAVQAVLQSGLQLTDISHEYGGSLWLALFDVVSLALIAQLSVAAGRRSHCGDPIMLGVLVGLGLGIGRILAVIFLPRVDANVLGWPVLVLGFLLLAVPVTLLLTLLPDVPAWVSARMGAGVLLYGMGHLASYIDGSDRSTVGSVVTLVAGLNGALFLAAAAAAMLRMAIVEEDRDRDRLRLRVDELENGLRIDRARIHEINSTIAGVVSASRLLREDPTIGSERRALLDNMVHAELGRLQRLLNEPVVSGPGVVDLDDTIGNLVLAQEARGNRVSWLPSGARVSAEPDAVAEVLNILLDNAAKHGCSDTSVTVTSVADAIEVVVSDDGPGIEPEVRQHLFEWGARGARSRGQGIGLHIARDLTARHGGYLRLGEGTARGATFVAGFPMARRGEDEPAHLA, encoded by the coding sequence ATGCGCGGCCCCGCGGCTGTCGCAGCAACGCTCTGCTTCTACGTGGCCTGGCGGATCAGCGCGAAGCCGCAGCTGATCTGGCTGGCCGCCGTCTCCGCGGCGATCGCCGTACAGGCTGTCCTCCAGTCCGGCCTGCAGCTCACCGACATCAGCCACGAGTACGGCGGGAGCCTCTGGCTGGCGCTCTTCGACGTCGTCAGCCTGGCTCTCATCGCTCAGCTGAGCGTGGCCGCGGGTCGCCGGTCGCACTGCGGGGACCCGATCATGCTGGGCGTCCTGGTCGGGCTCGGCCTCGGCATCGGCCGGATCCTCGCCGTCATCTTCCTGCCGCGGGTGGACGCGAACGTCCTCGGCTGGCCGGTGCTCGTGCTCGGCTTCCTCCTCCTGGCGGTGCCGGTGACGCTCCTGCTCACCCTCCTGCCCGACGTGCCGGCCTGGGTCAGTGCCCGGATGGGCGCCGGGGTGCTGCTCTACGGGATGGGGCACCTCGCCAGCTACATCGACGGCAGCGATCGCTCCACCGTCGGCAGCGTCGTGACGCTGGTGGCAGGGCTGAACGGCGCGCTGTTCCTGGCGGCCGCCGCGGCGGCGATGCTGCGGATGGCCATCGTGGAGGAGGACCGCGATCGCGACCGGCTGCGGCTGCGGGTGGACGAGCTCGAGAACGGCCTGCGTATCGACCGGGCGCGGATCCACGAGATCAACTCCACGATCGCCGGGGTGGTCTCGGCCAGCCGGCTGCTGCGCGAGGACCCGACGATCGGCTCCGAGCGGCGGGCCCTGCTGGACAACATGGTCCACGCCGAGCTCGGCCGGTTGCAGCGCCTGCTGAACGAACCGGTCGTGAGCGGGCCGGGCGTCGTCGACCTGGACGACACCATCGGGAACCTGGTGCTCGCCCAGGAGGCGCGCGGTAACAGGGTCAGCTGGCTGCCCAGCGGCGCACGCGTCTCGGCCGAGCCGGACGCCGTGGCGGAGGTGCTCAACATCCTCCTGGACAACGCCGCCAAGCACGGCTGCAGCGACACCTCGGTGACGGTCACCTCCGTCGCCGATGCGATCGAGGTGGTGGTCTCCGACGACGGTCCCGGGATCGAACCGGAGGTGCGCCAGCACCTGTTCGAGTGGGGGGCGCGCGGGGCGCGCTCGCGGGGTCAGGGGATCGGGCTGCACATCGCCCGCGACCTGACGGCACGGCACGGCGGCTACCTGCGGCTGGGGGAGGGCACCGCGCGCGGTGCGACTTTCGTGGCGGGGTTCCCGATGGCGCGACGGGGCGAAGATGAACCGGCCCACCTCGCGTAG
- a CDS encoding helix-turn-helix transcriptional regulator — protein MAPQRDEVVRAAVAAEQSLIGDAVGTALDSRGFSTTPVHWPGGGVPLPRSGEHFDVGLLVSDLDRWQRVRASGVLLRGLSIPWAVLTGAPSGPLWGAAYEHGATVVLPSTTALDEVVETLRSLARGESPVPARERTRLRAEWRHLRDDREQMRARARSLTPREREVLLLLYEGAPILEIATLLEISASTVRSQMKAIRRKLGVTSQLAAVAAYGSLIEPDPALPPVRS, from the coding sequence ATGGCGCCACAGCGCGACGAAGTGGTGCGCGCCGCTGTCGCGGCGGAACAGTCGCTCATCGGCGACGCCGTCGGGACGGCGCTGGACAGCCGTGGCTTCAGCACCACGCCGGTGCACTGGCCCGGCGGCGGCGTCCCCCTGCCGCGCTCGGGGGAGCACTTCGACGTGGGACTGCTGGTCAGCGACCTCGATCGCTGGCAGCGGGTGCGCGCGAGCGGCGTGCTCCTCCGCGGGCTCTCGATCCCGTGGGCGGTGCTGACCGGCGCCCCCTCGGGTCCGCTGTGGGGTGCGGCCTACGAGCATGGCGCCACGGTCGTGCTGCCGAGCACCACCGCTCTCGACGAGGTGGTGGAGACGCTGAGGTCGCTGGCCCGGGGCGAGTCGCCGGTACCCGCGCGTGAACGCACCCGACTGCGCGCCGAGTGGCGACACCTGCGCGACGACCGCGAGCAGATGCGGGCCAGGGCCCGCTCCTTGACCCCGCGCGAGCGCGAGGTCCTGCTGCTGCTCTACGAGGGCGCGCCGATCCTGGAGATCGCGACGCTGCTGGAGATCTCCGCCTCGACGGTGCGCAGTCAGATGAAGGCGATCCGGCGCAAGCTCGGCGTGACCTCGCAGCTGGCTGCGGTGGCGGCGTACGGCTCGCTCATCGAGCCCGACCCGGCGCTGCCGCCGGTCAGGAGTTGA
- the pth gene encoding aminoacyl-tRNA hydrolase has product MTEDGVWLVVGLGNPGPTYAGHRHNIGYLVNDELAKRLGGSWRSHKSGRADVVEGRLSPGGPRLVLARPRSYMNEIGGPTKALAAFYKVPADHIVAIHDELDIPFDTMRVKLGGGDNGHNGLKSLRGSLGTGDFYRVRVGIGRPPGRQEVSDFVLSNYSGAERKVLPFQVDTAADAVECLITDGLEKTQQRFNS; this is encoded by the coding sequence ATGACTGAGGATGGTGTCTGGCTCGTCGTCGGCCTGGGCAACCCCGGGCCGACGTACGCCGGGCACCGTCACAACATCGGCTACCTCGTCAACGACGAGCTGGCCAAGCGGCTGGGTGGGTCCTGGCGGTCCCACAAGTCCGGCCGCGCCGACGTCGTCGAGGGCCGCCTGTCGCCGGGCGGCCCTCGGCTCGTCCTGGCCCGTCCACGCTCGTACATGAACGAGATCGGCGGACCGACCAAGGCGCTCGCCGCCTTCTACAAGGTGCCGGCCGACCACATCGTCGCGATCCACGACGAGCTCGACATCCCCTTCGACACGATGCGGGTCAAGCTCGGCGGCGGCGACAACGGTCACAACGGCCTGAAGTCGCTGCGCGGCTCGCTCGGCACCGGCGACTTCTACCGGGTCCGGGTCGGCATCGGCCGCCCGCCGGGTCGGCAGGAGGTCTCCGACTTCGTGCTCTCCAACTACTCCGGCGCCGAGCGCAAGGTGCTGCCCTTCCAGGTCGACACCGCCGCGGACGCCGTCGAGTGCCTGATCACCGACGGCCTCGAGAAGACCCAGCAGCGGTTCAACTCCTGA
- a CDS encoding 50S ribosomal protein L25/general stress protein Ctc: MSSEKITAEVRSEFGKGAARRIRRADKIPAVIYGHGAEPTHVTLPGHETLMALRHHGQNALLELDIDGKTQLALTKQVQVDPLRRVIEHIDFVAVIAGEKVTVEVAVHTVGEAAPGTVVTVEHAALTVEAEATHVPEGFEISVEGVEAGTIITAGEVALPNGVTLVTDADANVVNIAAAPTAAQVEADLEAAEAEAGIVHDAPEAEATEAE; the protein is encoded by the coding sequence ATGTCCAGCGAGAAGATCACCGCAGAGGTCCGCAGCGAGTTCGGCAAGGGCGCCGCCCGCCGCATCCGCCGTGCCGACAAGATCCCGGCCGTCATCTACGGTCACGGCGCCGAGCCGACCCACGTCACCCTGCCGGGCCACGAGACCCTGATGGCGCTGCGCCACCACGGCCAGAACGCGCTGCTCGAGCTCGACATCGACGGCAAGACCCAGCTCGCCCTGACCAAGCAGGTCCAGGTCGACCCGCTGCGCCGGGTCATCGAGCACATCGACTTCGTCGCCGTCATCGCCGGCGAGAAGGTCACCGTCGAGGTCGCCGTCCACACCGTCGGCGAGGCCGCGCCGGGCACCGTCGTCACGGTCGAGCACGCCGCTCTCACCGTCGAGGCCGAGGCCACCCACGTGCCCGAGGGCTTCGAGATCTCCGTCGAGGGTGTCGAGGCCGGCACCATCATCACCGCCGGTGAGGTGGCTCTGCCGAACGGCGTCACCCTGGTCACCGACGCCGACGCCAACGTCGTCAACATCGCCGCCGCGCCGACCGCCGCCCAGGTCGAGGCCGACCTCGAGGCCGCCGAGGCCGAGGCCGGCATCGTGCACGACGCCCCCGAGGCCGAGGCCACCGAGGCTGAGTGA
- a CDS encoding ribose-phosphate diphosphokinase, producing the protein MVFSGRAHPALAEEVAELLGTPLVGTSAYDFANGETYVRYEESVRGSDAFVIQSHTAPINDWIMEHLIMVDALKRASAKRITVVMPFWGYSRQDKKHRGREPISARLVADMFKTAGADRIISVDLHADQLQGYFDGPVDHLMALPILTDYIKEKYGDQQLAVVSPDAGRIKVAERWAARLGGVPLAFIHKTRRTDIANEVVANRVVGEVSGKICVLTDDMIDTGGTIVKAAEALMKDGAAGVIICATHAILSDPAVDRLKNSPAVEVIVTNTLPVPEEKQFDKLTTLSIAPMLARAIREVFEDGSVTSMFDGHA; encoded by the coding sequence ATGGTCTTCAGCGGTCGAGCGCACCCGGCGCTCGCGGAGGAGGTCGCCGAGCTCCTCGGGACGCCCCTCGTCGGCACCAGCGCCTACGACTTCGCCAACGGCGAGACCTACGTCCGCTACGAGGAGTCGGTGCGCGGCTCGGACGCCTTCGTCATCCAGAGCCACACCGCACCGATCAACGACTGGATCATGGAGCACCTGATCATGGTCGACGCGCTCAAGCGCGCCTCGGCCAAGCGGATCACCGTGGTCATGCCGTTCTGGGGCTACAGCCGCCAGGACAAGAAGCACCGCGGCCGCGAACCGATCTCGGCGCGGCTGGTCGCCGACATGTTCAAGACGGCCGGTGCCGATCGGATCATCTCGGTCGACCTGCACGCCGACCAGCTCCAGGGCTACTTCGACGGCCCGGTGGACCACCTGATGGCCTTGCCGATCCTGACCGACTACATCAAGGAGAAGTACGGCGACCAGCAGCTCGCGGTCGTCTCTCCCGACGCCGGCCGGATCAAGGTGGCGGAGCGCTGGGCGGCCCGCCTGGGCGGCGTACCGCTGGCCTTCATCCACAAGACCCGCCGCACCGACATCGCCAACGAGGTCGTCGCCAACCGGGTCGTCGGCGAGGTCAGTGGCAAGATCTGCGTCCTGACCGACGACATGATCGACACCGGCGGCACCATCGTGAAGGCGGCCGAGGCGCTGATGAAGGATGGTGCGGCTGGCGTGATCATCTGCGCCACCCACGCGATCCTCTCCGACCCGGCCGTGGACCGGCTGAAGAACAGCCCGGCCGTCGAGGTCATCGTGACCAACACCCTTCCGGTGCCGGAGGAGAAGCAGTTCGACAAGCTGACCACCCTCTCGATCGCGCCGATGCTGGCGCGGGCGATCCGCGAGGTCTTCGAGGACGGCTCGGTCACCTCGATGTTCGACGGCCACGCCTGA
- the glmU gene encoding bifunctional UDP-N-acetylglucosamine diphosphorylase/glucosamine-1-phosphate N-acetyltransferase GlmU, which produces MTDLTVIVLAAGHGKRMKSKLPKVLHTIGGRSMVGHVLSAVESLHADRVVVVVGHGRDQVQAHVEQLDERIVVAVQDEQLGTGHAAQVGLLASGATSGDVLVLTADTPLLTGETLQWFMGRHRSGQHAVSVLTARVPVPRGYGRIVRTDDGDVRAIVEEKDASEEERAIDEINSGILAFDAAFLQAALPRLERSPVSGEFYLTDTVRLAVADGSRAGGHVLADPVQTEGANDRVQLAELGRELNRRVVERWMREGVTVVDPATTWIHVDVDLAPDVTLLPGVQLLGATSVAEDAVIGPDTTLTDCEVGPGAHVVRTQAALSVIGEGAEVGPFAHLRPGTVLGRAGKIGGFVETKNAEIGDGAKVPHLSYVGDAVIGEGTNIGAGTIFANYDGVTKHRTTIGKYAKTGSNNTFIPPVTIGDGASTGGGTVVREDVPAGALAVSAGPLRVIEGWARAKRPGTPQAAAAEAASGTPDPAGDSAGDPAGGGRTAGEHEESHTRGSRVGDPATGA; this is translated from the coding sequence ATGACCGATCTCACCGTCATCGTGCTCGCTGCCGGCCACGGCAAGCGGATGAAGTCCAAGCTGCCGAAGGTGCTGCACACCATCGGCGGCCGCAGCATGGTCGGTCACGTCCTGTCCGCTGTCGAGTCGCTGCACGCCGACCGGGTCGTCGTGGTCGTCGGTCACGGCCGCGACCAGGTCCAGGCCCACGTGGAGCAGCTCGACGAGCGGATCGTCGTCGCGGTGCAGGACGAGCAGCTCGGCACCGGCCACGCCGCCCAGGTGGGCCTCCTCGCCAGCGGAGCGACGAGCGGCGACGTCCTGGTCCTCACCGCCGACACCCCGCTGCTGACGGGCGAGACGCTGCAGTGGTTCATGGGCCGCCACCGCTCCGGCCAGCATGCCGTGAGCGTCCTGACGGCCCGGGTGCCGGTGCCGCGTGGCTACGGCCGGATCGTGCGTACCGATGACGGCGACGTGCGCGCGATCGTGGAGGAGAAGGACGCCTCGGAGGAGGAGCGCGCGATCGACGAGATCAACTCCGGGATCCTGGCCTTCGACGCGGCCTTCCTGCAGGCGGCGCTGCCGCGGCTCGAGCGCAGCCCGGTCAGCGGGGAGTTCTACCTGACCGACACCGTGCGGCTCGCCGTCGCCGACGGCTCCCGGGCCGGCGGTCACGTGCTGGCCGACCCGGTCCAGACCGAGGGCGCCAACGACCGGGTGCAGCTGGCCGAGCTCGGCCGCGAGCTCAACCGGCGGGTGGTGGAGCGCTGGATGCGCGAGGGAGTGACGGTGGTCGACCCCGCGACCACCTGGATCCACGTCGACGTCGACCTGGCTCCCGACGTCACGCTCCTCCCGGGCGTGCAGCTGCTCGGCGCGACGAGCGTGGCCGAGGACGCCGTGATCGGCCCCGACACCACCCTGACCGACTGCGAGGTCGGCCCCGGTGCCCACGTCGTACGCACGCAGGCGGCGCTCTCGGTGATCGGCGAGGGCGCCGAGGTGGGTCCCTTCGCCCACCTGCGACCCGGCACCGTGCTGGGCAGGGCCGGCAAGATCGGCGGCTTCGTGGAGACCAAGAACGCCGAGATCGGCGACGGCGCCAAGGTCCCGCACCTGTCCTACGTCGGCGACGCCGTGATCGGCGAGGGCACCAACATCGGCGCGGGCACGATCTTCGCCAACTACGACGGCGTCACCAAGCACCGCACCACGATCGGGAAGTACGCCAAGACCGGCTCCAACAACACCTTCATCCCGCCGGTCACGATCGGCGACGGCGCCTCCACGGGTGGTGGCACGGTCGTGCGTGAGGACGTGCCCGCCGGTGCGCTGGCGGTCTCCGCGGGGCCGCTGCGGGTGATCGAGGGCTGGGCGCGCGCGAAGCGGCCGGGTACGCCGCAGGCTGCCGCAGCCGAGGCCGCCTCCGGCACCCCCGACCCGGCTGGCGACTCGGCCGGCGACCCGGCTGGCGGCGGGCGAACGGCCGGTGAACATGAGGAGTCTCACACCCGGGGGTCCCGGGTTGGGGACCCGGCGACGGGTGCGTAA
- a CDS encoding helix-turn-helix transcriptional regulator, with protein sequence MHAPVITEQITTDAESAQALLASAYAEGRVRFETSEDFRFGQRRQDLGELRIDDMHYSFYTEYQMSPLGYALIVRVLDGELGFEDAHRDRRLFRAGDVFMCAQPDEPYRAVTRTRRAQAISLDLSLVDEVSEEPAADVVRRFTREALRPEQAGHWRRTVDYLTQTLAANDTAASSPLVLGAAGRLLAAATVTAFTPGALPRPSEHRSGIATVRRAVAFMEANPDLDLSVTDIAAAAHVSVRALQIAFRRHLDATPMGYLRRVRLDRVRADLHAADPTRGVTVTDIAARWGFADLSRFSAHYRRMFGELPRDTLRG encoded by the coding sequence GTGCACGCACCCGTCATCACCGAGCAGATCACCACCGACGCCGAGAGCGCCCAGGCGCTGCTCGCCTCGGCGTACGCCGAGGGTCGCGTGCGGTTCGAGACGAGCGAGGACTTCCGCTTCGGTCAGCGACGGCAGGATCTCGGCGAGCTGCGCATCGACGACATGCACTACTCGTTCTACACCGAGTACCAGATGAGCCCGCTGGGCTACGCGCTCATCGTGCGGGTGCTGGACGGTGAGCTCGGCTTCGAGGACGCGCACCGCGACCGGCGGCTGTTCCGGGCCGGGGACGTCTTCATGTGCGCGCAGCCGGACGAGCCCTACCGGGCCGTCACGCGGACGCGCCGCGCGCAGGCCATCAGCCTCGACCTCAGCCTCGTGGACGAGGTGAGCGAGGAGCCCGCCGCCGACGTCGTCCGACGCTTCACCCGGGAAGCGCTGCGCCCCGAGCAGGCCGGGCACTGGCGGCGCACCGTCGACTACCTGACCCAGACGCTGGCCGCCAACGACACCGCCGCGAGCAGCCCGCTGGTGCTGGGCGCCGCGGGTCGGCTGTTGGCCGCTGCGACGGTGACGGCCTTCACCCCGGGCGCGCTGCCCCGACCGAGCGAACACCGGTCGGGGATCGCGACCGTACGGCGAGCGGTGGCCTTCATGGAGGCCAATCCGGACCTCGACCTGAGCGTCACCGACATCGCGGCAGCCGCACACGTCTCGGTCCGCGCGCTCCAGATCGCCTTCCGCCGTCACCTCGACGCGACCCCGATGGGCTACCTGCGCCGCGTTCGCCTGGACCGGGTGCGCGCCGATCTCCACGCCGCCGACCCCACCCGCGGGGTCACCGTGACCGACATCGCGGCCCGGTGGGGGTTCGCCGACCTGAGCCGGTTCAGCGCGCACTACCGCCGGATGTTCGGCGAGCTGCCGCGAGACACGCTGCGCGGTTGA
- a CDS encoding SRPBCC family protein yields MSSIVEHSVEIAAPVDEVFAYVDDFTKTKDWMYGLHTIEPVGEQLRGVGATYDGTMKLGVSLTSRLRCTRWEPGRLIEIESVKGVQNTQRWTFTDLGGDRTRLEAWISYTLPGGPAGKVIANAVKPLISVAIKHTSETLVRNIENR; encoded by the coding sequence GTGAGCAGCATCGTGGAGCACAGCGTCGAGATCGCCGCCCCGGTCGACGAGGTCTTCGCCTACGTCGACGACTTCACCAAGACCAAGGACTGGATGTACGGGCTGCACACCATCGAGCCGGTGGGTGAGCAGCTGCGTGGCGTGGGCGCGACGTACGACGGCACGATGAAGCTCGGCGTCTCGCTCACCTCCCGGCTCCGCTGCACCCGCTGGGAACCCGGCCGGCTGATCGAGATCGAGTCGGTCAAGGGCGTCCAGAACACCCAGCGCTGGACGTTCACCGACCTCGGCGGCGACCGCACCCGGCTCGAGGCGTGGATCAGCTACACCCTGCCCGGCGGACCGGCGGGCAAGGTGATCGCGAACGCGGTCAAGCCGCTGATCTCGGTGGCGATCAAGCACACCAGCGAGACGCTGGTGCGCAACATCGAGAACCGCTGA
- a CDS encoding DUF6752 domain-containing protein codes for MSATGKIRYNIENWRAERASGKTVRSRLRALEDEVQELRQLNRRIAELTDVVAELLVPIQERDEDAVREALERYRASI; via the coding sequence ATGAGTGCCACCGGCAAGATCCGCTACAACATCGAGAACTGGCGCGCCGAGCGGGCCAGCGGCAAGACGGTGCGGTCCCGCCTCCGGGCGCTCGAGGACGAGGTGCAGGAGCTGCGGCAGCTGAACCGGCGCATCGCCGAGCTCACCGACGTCGTCGCCGAGCTGCTGGTGCCGATCCAGGAGCGCGACGAGGACGCCGTCCGGGAGGCACTGGAGCGCTACCGGGCCAGCATCTGA
- a CDS encoding class I SAM-dependent methyltransferase, with protein sequence MTDPVPGPAADRELVGGVGVDGRGVHVTAQGTGPLVLSVEGRYVWSLTPERDGTSQGGGWLVPWPNVLQRFLDGVGRISVCDVTGETAYFDADVSFGSGTDRLEIVDADGNPLSVDKVGHLTRSFAATDEGIRDEILAGTQRALRDLRETCGVEAYLNYGALLGAIRDGAMIAHDSDTDVCYLSRHESPADVILESYRIERVMRDLGWNLLRMSGGDIKLLLRLSDGRVCHIDIFVAFYVRGTFYQLGNRSGQVPREVIVPVSQVELHGYTFPAPADPEAMLAFLYGPSWRVPDPSFKYADPPAGVRRLDGWLRGFRTTMGLWTEFWTGAASDDVPRRSSSFGRWVHEQLEPGQPILDVGCGNGRDAVLLARRGHRLWAVDFSRGAVRLTGRRASKRPVDLRTEQLILGELRHVLTFGARLARDPHHIFARRLIGSLDAAARDQFWQLCSMALRGDRALFLEFAATGDDVPDPEPVDLEQRLDPEQVAEEIRARGGHIELLEVGPGDDLFDQPDPAVCRIRASWPAPKGKNA encoded by the coding sequence GTGACCGATCCCGTCCCCGGGCCCGCCGCTGATCGCGAGCTGGTCGGCGGCGTCGGCGTCGACGGACGCGGCGTCCACGTCACCGCCCAGGGCACCGGCCCGCTGGTGCTCTCCGTCGAGGGCCGCTACGTGTGGTCGCTGACCCCCGAGCGCGACGGTACGTCGCAGGGCGGGGGCTGGCTGGTGCCGTGGCCCAACGTGCTGCAGCGCTTCCTCGACGGGGTCGGCCGGATCAGCGTCTGCGACGTGACCGGCGAGACGGCGTACTTCGACGCCGACGTCTCCTTCGGCTCCGGTACGGATCGCCTCGAGATCGTCGACGCCGACGGCAACCCGCTCTCGGTCGACAAGGTCGGCCACCTGACCCGTTCCTTCGCCGCCACCGACGAGGGCATCCGCGACGAGATCCTCGCGGGGACCCAGCGGGCGCTGCGTGACCTGCGCGAGACCTGCGGGGTGGAGGCCTACCTCAACTACGGCGCCCTCCTCGGGGCGATCCGGGACGGCGCGATGATCGCGCACGACTCCGATACCGACGTGTGCTACCTGTCGCGGCACGAGTCGCCGGCCGACGTGATCCTCGAGTCCTACCGGATCGAGCGCGTGATGCGCGACCTGGGCTGGAACCTGCTGCGCATGTCGGGCGGCGACATCAAGCTGCTGCTGCGACTCAGCGACGGCCGGGTCTGCCACATCGACATCTTCGTGGCCTTCTACGTCCGCGGCACCTTCTACCAGCTGGGCAACCGCAGCGGCCAGGTTCCGCGGGAGGTGATCGTGCCGGTCTCGCAGGTCGAGCTGCACGGCTACACCTTCCCGGCACCCGCCGACCCCGAGGCGATGCTGGCCTTCCTCTACGGCCCCTCCTGGCGGGTGCCCGACCCGTCGTTCAAGTACGCCGACCCGCCCGCGGGCGTCCGTCGTCTCGACGGCTGGCTGCGCGGGTTCCGCACCACGATGGGCCTGTGGACCGAGTTCTGGACCGGTGCCGCCTCCGACGACGTGCCGCGGCGCAGCTCCTCGTTCGGGCGCTGGGTCCACGAGCAGCTCGAGCCCGGGCAGCCGATCCTGGACGTCGGCTGCGGTAACGGTCGCGACGCCGTGCTGCTGGCTCGTCGCGGGCACCGCCTGTGGGCGGTCGACTTCTCCCGGGGCGCCGTGCGGTTGACCGGCCGGCGCGCGAGCAAGCGGCCCGTCGACCTGCGCACCGAGCAGCTGATCCTGGGGGAGCTGCGGCACGTGCTGACCTTCGGTGCGCGGCTGGCTCGGGACCCGCACCACATCTTCGCCCGCCGCCTGATCGGCTCGCTCGACGCCGCGGCACGCGACCAGTTCTGGCAGCTGTGCTCGATGGCGCTGCGCGGCGACCGGGCGCTGTTCCTGGAGTTCGCCGCGACGGGCGACGACGTACCGGACCCGGAGCCGGTGGACCTCGAGCAACGACTGGATCCGGAGCAGGTCGCCGAGGAGATCCGCGCTCGCGGCGGCCACATCGAGCTCCTCGAGGTCGGTCCTGGCGACGACCTGTTCGACCAGCCCGACCCGGCAGTGTGCCGGATCCGGGCATCCTGGCCCGCGCCGAAGGGAAAGAACGCATGA
- a CDS encoding adenylyltransferase/cytidyltransferase family protein has product MSKVVGYVPGVFDLFHVGHLNALRQARAMCDVLVAGVVSDEVCEASKGITPTVPLIERLEIVKAIGIVDDAYVEVTTDKRDAWRAVGFHRIFKGDDWKGTPKGERLERHMAEVGVEVVYFPYTMHTSSTALRRHLDRGDERVS; this is encoded by the coding sequence ATGAGCAAAGTCGTCGGCTACGTACCCGGCGTCTTCGACCTGTTCCACGTGGGCCACCTCAACGCGCTGCGCCAGGCGCGCGCGATGTGCGACGTACTCGTCGCCGGTGTGGTCTCCGACGAGGTCTGCGAGGCGTCCAAGGGCATCACGCCCACCGTCCCGCTGATCGAGCGGTTGGAGATCGTCAAGGCGATCGGGATCGTCGACGACGCCTACGTCGAGGTCACCACCGACAAGCGGGACGCGTGGCGCGCGGTCGGCTTCCACCGCATCTTCAAGGGTGACGACTGGAAGGGCACGCCCAAGGGCGAGCGCCTCGAGCGGCACATGGCCGAGGTCGGGGTCGAGGTCGTCTACTTCCCCTACACGATGCACACCTCGAGCACCGCGCTGCGCCGCCACCTCGACCGAGGGGACGAGCGCGTCTCGTGA